One genomic window of Methanobacterium sp. includes the following:
- a CDS encoding pro-sigmaK processing inhibitor BofA family protein, protein MEILTLVIIGIILLVVGIFFASILLKLGKVALSILLHMALGWILLFIWNILPFFKIPINILTMLVAGFGGIIGVAVLILAKALGLY, encoded by the coding sequence ATGGAAATCTTGACCCTGGTAATTATTGGAATAATCCTATTAGTTGTGGGCATATTCTTTGCCAGCATCCTGTTAAAGCTGGGAAAGGTTGCTCTGAGCATCCTGTTGCACATGGCACTGGGATGGATACTCCTCTTCATCTGGAACATCCTTCCCTTTTTCAAAATCCCCATCAATATACTCACCATGCTTGTGGCCGGTTTTGGTGGGATAATCGGGGTGGCTGTGCTTATTTTAGCTAAAGCATTGGGTTTATATTAA
- a CDS encoding TetR/AcrR family transcriptional regulator, which translates to MSIKDRREREKEQRRNDIFKAAEKLFLSRGYDDVSMNDIAQEVELSKATLYLYFDNKDELFFAIVLRGTRILNSMIKEDVKKANSGIDKVSAFRMAYHDFNRDYSDYIRIYNYFQSGRFEIAYKDSFKDYKSFKSKNHYFDLSELKSASEYLNSIHEMRIERFTIMCNSVQAGIDDGTIRPDVDPAEAAVLLSSISKSMSDIPPDHRKILEKRGIDREKFVTDVENLIRHMIMSYEPE; encoded by the coding sequence ATGTCCATCAAGGATCGGAGGGAACGGGAAAAGGAACAACGGCGAAATGACATATTCAAGGCTGCTGAGAAGTTATTCTTATCCAGGGGTTATGATGATGTCTCCATGAATGACATAGCCCAGGAAGTTGAACTGAGTAAAGCCACTCTTTATCTCTACTTTGATAACAAGGATGAACTTTTTTTTGCCATTGTTTTGCGTGGGACCCGGATATTAAATTCAATGATCAAGGAAGATGTGAAGAAAGCCAACTCTGGAATTGATAAAGTTTCAGCATTTAGAATGGCTTATCACGATTTTAACAGAGATTATTCCGACTATATCCGCATTTATAATTATTTTCAGTCTGGAAGATTTGAAATAGCCTACAAAGACTCTTTTAAAGATTATAAATCTTTTAAATCAAAAAATCACTATTTTGATCTTTCTGAACTCAAAAGTGCCAGCGAATATCTCAACAGTATCCATGAAATGCGTATCGAACGATTCACAATTATGTGTAACTCTGTACAGGCCGGCATAGATGATGGCACAATTCGTCCGGATGTGGATCCCGCAGAAGCAGCAGTATTATTATCCTCTATCTCTAAAAGCATGTCTGACATTCCCCCAGACCACCGGAAAATACTGGAAAAAAGAGGAATTGACCGTGAAAAATTCGTAACAGATGTAGAGAATCTGATCAGACATATGATAATGAGTTATGAGCCGGAATGA
- the mcrB gene encoding coenzyme-B sulfoethylthiotransferase subunit beta, whose product MPTYEDKIDLYGADGKLLESNVPLEAVSPMLNPTIENIVQEVKRSVAVNLAGIEKSLEKAAYGGKSNFIPGRELKLPIVENVDILAEKIEKMIRIDDEDDFNLKFINKGEQLLVQLPSQRLKMAGDYTVSTMVTGSAVVQAIIDTFDVNKFDASAIKTAVLGKYPQSVDFSGANVSALLGPPQMLEGMGYGLRNIMANHVVAITKKNTLNAVALSSLLEQTANFEMGDAIGAFERFHLLGLAYQGLNANNLVFDLVKQNGKGTVGTVVTSLVERAVDDGVIKVAKTMPSGYNIYEPVDWALWNAYAAAGLMSSVIVNIGASRAAQGVASTLLYYNDILEFETSLPGVDYGRVEGTGVGMSFFSHSIYGGGGPGIFHGNHVVTRHSKGFAVPCTAAAMCMDAGTQMFSPEMTSGMVGTIYSDIEYFKEPLKYIADGAREIKDQI is encoded by the coding sequence ATGCCAACCTATGAAGACAAAATAGACCTATATGGCGCAGATGGAAAGCTTTTAGAGAGCAATGTCCCTTTAGAAGCAGTAAGTCCAATGTTAAACCCCACAATAGAAAATATTGTGCAGGAAGTCAAGCGATCCGTTGCAGTCAACTTAGCCGGGATTGAAAAATCACTGGAAAAGGCAGCTTACGGTGGTAAATCTAATTTTATTCCAGGAAGAGAACTAAAACTACCTATTGTAGAAAACGTCGACATCCTGGCAGAAAAAATTGAAAAAATGATCCGTATTGATGATGAAGACGACTTCAACCTCAAATTCATCAACAAAGGGGAACAACTTCTGGTACAATTACCATCCCAGCGACTAAAAATGGCTGGAGACTACACAGTTTCCACCATGGTCACTGGATCAGCAGTGGTTCAGGCCATTATCGACACTTTCGATGTGAACAAGTTCGATGCATCAGCCATTAAAACCGCTGTTTTAGGTAAATACCCACAATCAGTTGATTTCTCAGGTGCTAACGTCAGCGCTTTACTGGGCCCACCACAGATGTTAGAAGGTATGGGTTACGGTCTGCGAAACATCATGGCCAACCACGTGGTAGCCATAACCAAGAAAAACACCTTAAACGCAGTAGCACTATCTTCACTCTTAGAACAAACAGCTAACTTCGAAATGGGTGATGCTATAGGTGCATTTGAAAGATTCCACCTTCTAGGATTAGCTTACCAGGGCCTAAACGCCAACAATTTGGTATTTGATCTGGTTAAACAAAATGGTAAAGGAACCGTTGGAACTGTCGTAACCTCACTGGTAGAAAGAGCAGTAGATGACGGAGTTATCAAAGTGGCCAAAACCATGCCATCAGGATACAACATCTACGAACCAGTTGACTGGGCACTATGGAATGCATACGCAGCAGCAGGACTCATGAGTTCCGTTATCGTGAATATCGGTGCTTCTCGAGCAGCTCAGGGAGTTGCATCCACCCTACTGTACTACAATGACATACTCGAATTTGAAACCAGCCTACCCGGTGTGGACTACGGTCGCGTAGAAGGAACCGGTGTGGGAATGAGCTTCTTCTCTCACTCCATATATGGAGGAGGAGGTCCAGGTATCTTCCACGGAAACCACGTTGTAACCAGGCACAGTAAAGGATTTGCAGTGCCATGTACAGCAGCAGCAATGTGTATGGACGCCGGAACCCAGATGTTCTCCCCAGAAATGACATCCGGAATGGTAGGAACCATATACAGCGATATCGAATATTTCAAAGAGCCTCTCAAGTACATAGCTGATGGAGCTCGCGAAATAAAAGACCAGATATAA